One Uranotaenia lowii strain MFRU-FL unplaced genomic scaffold, ASM2978415v1 HiC_scaffold_749, whole genome shotgun sequence genomic window carries:
- the LOC129760744 gene encoding bone morphogenetic protein receptor type-1B-like, which translates to MHLVNAKHARNLQCYCEGHCPGNIQNGTCETRPGGSCFAVVEEVTDEETGLKVPEWSHGCMSPEQSGGLLQCKVGIQSPQIHGKSIICCDDSDFCNKDLLPEYVPKTTTPPPNANVSDTSIHTLALIASVVICSVAFVVVTIAVYVAYKKRERRKPNCLIESVSGPNLSPLADLVEQSSGSGSGLPLLVQRTIAKQIQMVHSVGKGRYGEVWLAKWRDEKVAVKIFLTTEEASWFRETEIYQTVLMRHENILGFIAADIKGTGSWTQMLLITDYHELGSLYDYLQKRVLNPHMLKTLALSLSSGLAHLHTEIFGTPGKPAIAHRDIKSKNILVKRNGQCAIADFGLAVKYSSESDEIQIAPNTRVGTRRYMAPEALNETMDTKLFEGFKQADMYSLGLVFWEMARRCISTIRGTKNTTCEDYALPYQDVVPSDPSFEDMYAVVCVKGIRPPIPQRWQDEEILLVLSKMMQECWHPNPAVRLTALRVKKTLVKLETDCSIKIV; encoded by the exons ATGCATCTAGTGAATGCAAAACATG CACGCAACCTGCAATGCTATTGCGAGGGGCACTGTCCCGGAAACATTCAGAATGGAACCTGCGAAACGCGTCCGGGCGGAAGTTGCTTTGCCGTCGTAGAGGAAGTGACCGATGAGGAAACGGGTCTGAAAGTACCGGAATGGAGTCACGGCTGTATGTCACCGGAACAGAGCGGTGGTTTGCTACAG TGCAAAGTTGGAATCCAGTCGCCTCAGATTCACGGAAAGTCTATCATCTGTTGTGATGATTCGGATTTCTGCAACAAAGACCTGCTGCCGGAGTATGTTCCGAAAACCACTACCCCACCTCCCAATGCAAATGTGTCCGATACCAGCATACATACCCTGGCGCTAATAGCTTCGGTAGTAATCTGTTCCGTGGCCTTCGTTGTGGTAACGATTGCGGTCTATGTGGCTTACAAAAAGCGGGAACGAAGGAAACCGAACTGTCTAATTGAATCCGTGAGTGGACCCAATCTATCACCACTGGCTGACCTGGTCGAACAAAGTAGCGGTTCCGGATCTGGACTTCCCTTGTTGGTGCAAAGAACAATCGCCAAGCAGATTCAGATGGTCCATTCGGTTGGTAAAGGTCGTTACGGCGAGGTTTGGCTAGCTAAATGGCGTGATGAAAAGGTAGCCGTCAAAATCTTCCTTACAACCGAAGAAGCCTCCTGGTTCCGGGAGACGGAAATCTATCAAACCGTTCTAATGCGACATGAAAACATCCTCGGATTCATTGCGGCCGACATCAAGGGAACCGGATCCTGGACTCAGATGTTGCTCATAACCGACTACCATGAGCTGGGAAGTCTCTACGACTACCTTCAGAAGCGGGTCCTAAATCCTCATATGCTCAAAACGTTGGCTCTATCACTTTCATCTGGATTGGCACATCTTCACACCGAAATCTTCGGAACACCCGGAAAACCAGCCATCGCCCATCGGGACATCAAGAGCAAAAACATCTTGGTCAAACGAAACGGCCAATGTGCCATAGCCGATTTCGGCCTGGCAGTTAAATACTCCAGCGAATCGGACGAAATCCAAATTGCGCCGAACACTCGCGTCGGAACCCGCCGATACATGGCCCCGGAAGCTTTGAACGAAACGATGGACACCAAGCTGTTCGAAGGATTCAAACAAGCTGACATGTACTCGCTCGGGTTGGTCTTCTGGGAAATGGCACGCCGATGCATCAGCACCATTCGTGGCACCAAAAACACAACCTGCGAAGACTACGCACTGCCGTACCAAGACGTGGTTCCATCGGATCCAAGCTTCGAAGACATGTACGCAGTTGTGTGCGTAAAAGGAATTCGACCACCGATTCCGCAACGATGGCAGGACGAAGAAATTCTGTTAGTATTATCCAAGATGATGCAGGAATGCTGGCATCCAAACCCGGCCGTACGACTAACGGCGCTCCGGGTTAAGAAAACCCTCGTCAAGCTGGAAACGGACTGTTCGATTAAGATAGTATAA